The following are from one region of the Prevotella communis genome:
- the queA gene encoding tRNA preQ1(34) S-adenosylmethionine ribosyltransferase-isomerase QueA yields the protein MKLSQFKFKLPEELVALYPPHRAFENEDGTVDRVYNRDQCKLMVVHRKSGKIEIFKKDADGNDTEEFMTFRNLLDYFDEGDTFIFNDTKVFPARLYGTKEKTDAQIEVFLLRELNEELRLWDVLVEPARKIRIGNKLFFDGEGPMVAEVIDNTTSRGRTLRFLYDCPHDEFKRELFSLGEAPLPRYIVDRRKAEPDDMEQFQTIFAKNEGAVTAPATGLHFSRELMKMMEIRGYQFAYLTVHCSLGSFDPIEVEDLTKHKMNSEQVEISLETCEIVNRAKTEGHHICAVGVSTMRATESSVGTDGMLKEFSGWTNKFIFPPYDFGLADSVITNFYHPESTMMMATAAFAGYELTIEAYKIAIKNGFKFGCYGDAMLVVDD from the coding sequence ATGAAACTATCACAATTCAAATTCAAACTACCTGAGGAGTTGGTGGCTCTTTACCCGCCTCACCGTGCTTTTGAGAATGAGGACGGTACTGTTGATCGCGTGTACAACCGCGACCAGTGTAAACTGATGGTGGTGCACCGTAAGAGCGGGAAGATTGAAATCTTCAAGAAGGATGCTGATGGCAACGATACTGAGGAGTTCATGACATTCCGCAACCTGCTTGATTACTTCGATGAAGGAGACACTTTTATATTTAATGATACAAAGGTTTTCCCTGCTCGTCTCTATGGTACTAAGGAGAAGACTGATGCTCAGATTGAGGTATTCCTGCTGCGCGAGCTCAATGAGGAGCTGCGTCTGTGGGACGTGCTGGTAGAGCCCGCACGCAAGATCCGTATCGGCAATAAGCTGTTCTTCGACGGCGAGGGTCCCATGGTGGCTGAGGTCATTGATAATACAACCAGTCGTGGACGTACGCTGCGTTTCCTCTATGACTGTCCTCACGATGAGTTCAAGCGCGAACTGTTCTCCCTGGGTGAGGCTCCTCTGCCTCGCTATATCGTAGACCGTCGTAAGGCTGAACCAGATGATATGGAACAGTTCCAGACGATCTTCGCAAAGAACGAGGGTGCTGTGACGGCACCTGCCACAGGTCTTCATTTCAGTCGTGAGCTGATGAAGATGATGGAGATTCGCGGATATCAGTTTGCCTACCTCACCGTTCACTGCAGTCTTGGTTCGTTTGATCCTATTGAGGTGGAAGACCTGACCAAGCATAAGATGAACTCCGAACAGGTTGAGATTTCTCTAGAGACCTGCGAGATTGTGAATCGTGCTAAGACGGAGGGTCATCATATCTGTGCCGTTGGTGTCAGCACGATGCGTGCTACGGAGTCGTCTGTAGGTACGGATGGCATGCTGAAGGAGTTTAGCGGATGGACGAATAAGTTTATCTTCCCTCCATATGACTTTGGTCTGGCTGACTCTGTGATTACCAACTTCTATCATCCTGAGTCTACAATGATGATGGCTACTGCCGCTTTCGCTGGCTATGAGCTGACCATTGAGGCCTACAAGATTGCCATCAAGAACGGCTTTAAGTTCGGTTGCTATGGCGATGCCATGTTGGTAGTGGACGATTGA
- the folK gene encoding 2-amino-4-hydroxy-6-hydroxymethyldihydropteridine diphosphokinase, producing MENLHQVYLGLGSNLGNKEENLRKAISMINEQIGTVVRQSAFFYSEPWGYESDNQFVNAVILVETSLSPYDVLTANQCIEHLLGKTQTHATERPSDLSLQPSDLRPPIYHDRPIDIDILLYDDLHMDEPGLKIPHPLMEERDFVMIPLNEIRK from the coding sequence ATTGAGAATTTGCATCAGGTGTATCTGGGACTTGGTTCCAATTTGGGAAACAAGGAGGAAAACCTGCGCAAAGCCATTTCGATGATAAATGAGCAGATTGGCACCGTGGTGCGCCAGTCTGCTTTTTTCTATTCCGAACCATGGGGGTATGAGTCAGATAACCAGTTCGTCAATGCTGTGATTCTTGTGGAGACATCCCTTTCACCCTATGATGTCCTGACTGCCAATCAGTGTATCGAACATCTGTTGGGCAAGACGCAGACACATGCCACGGAGCGCCCCTCAGACCTCAGCCTTCAGCCTTCAGACCTCAGACCTCCCATCTACCACGATCGTCCCATTGACATCGATATCCTGCTCTATGACGATCTCCATATGGATGAGCCAGGGTTGAAAATCCCTCATCCATTGATGGAGGAACGGGATTTTGTGATGATTCCGCTCAACGAGATAAGAAAATAA
- the rpsO gene encoding 30S ribosomal protein S15 → MYLDHAKKEEIFNEFGKGNTDTGSAESQIALFTYRIKHLTEHLKQNHKDFVTARSLTKMVGRRRKLLKYLYVNDINRYRAIVKALGLRK, encoded by the coding sequence ATGTATCTCGATCACGCAAAGAAAGAAGAGATCTTCAACGAGTTTGGCAAGGGCAATACCGATACTGGTAGCGCTGAGAGCCAGATTGCACTGTTCACCTATCGTATCAAGCACCTGACTGAGCACCTGAAGCAGAATCACAAGGATTTTGTTACCGCTCGTTCACTGACCAAGATGGTAGGTCGTCGTCGTAAGCTCCTGAAGTACCTCTACGTCAACGATATCAATCGTTATCGTGCTATTGTGAAGGCTCTGGGTCTGCGTAAGTAA
- a CDS encoding radical SAM protein: protein MSTIIYPSPIFGPVHSRRLGISLGINLLPADGKVCSFDCIYCECGFNADHRPTKPMPRRQEVAEALEAKLKDMLANGPAPDVLTFAGNGEPTVNPEFPEIIDDTLRLRDKYFPNAKVSVLSNSTMIHRQAVHDALMRVDNNILKLDTVDPIYINKVDRPCGHYDVNQVIEDLKRFNSHVIIQTMFMKGDHSDNTGEAYVGPWLEAVRQIAPSQVMIYTIDRETPDRLLQKATHEELDAIRDRVIAMGIPCTASY, encoded by the coding sequence ATGTCAACAATCATCTATCCTTCGCCCATTTTCGGGCCTGTTCATAGTCGTCGACTCGGCATCTCGCTGGGTATCAATCTCTTGCCTGCCGATGGCAAAGTGTGCTCGTTTGACTGCATCTATTGTGAATGTGGTTTCAACGCTGATCATCGTCCCACCAAACCAATGCCTCGTCGTCAGGAGGTGGCCGAGGCACTCGAGGCTAAACTGAAGGATATGCTGGCCAACGGACCTGCGCCTGATGTGTTGACTTTCGCAGGCAATGGTGAACCAACGGTCAATCCTGAGTTTCCTGAGATTATCGATGATACGCTGCGTCTGCGCGACAAGTATTTCCCCAATGCCAAGGTCTCTGTGCTCAGTAACTCGACGATGATTCACCGTCAGGCTGTCCATGATGCCCTGATGCGTGTGGACAATAACATACTGAAACTGGATACCGTCGACCCTATATATATTAATAAGGTGGACCGTCCTTGTGGCCACTATGATGTCAACCAGGTGATAGAGGACCTGAAGCGCTTCAATAGTCATGTGATTATCCAGACCATGTTTATGAAGGGCGACCATAGTGACAATACGGGTGAGGCGTATGTAGGTCCCTGGCTGGAGGCCGTCAGGCAGATAGCACCCAGTCAGGTGATGATCTATACAATAGACCGCGAGACGCCTGACCGTCTGCTTCAGAAAGCTACTCATGAGGAGCTGGATGCCATTCGCGACCGTGTGATAGCCATGGGTATTCCCTGTACTGCCAGTTACTAA